One Candidatus Lernaella stagnicola DNA window includes the following coding sequences:
- a CDS encoding ABC transporter substrate-binding protein, producing the protein MARKMMQSALVLLLAFAVVAALGGCSKDKPGATPKPAVGKAAPQAAAPAEKASIRLKWFAYGNYVGSYVARDSGIWKNLGLDVTVHEGGPQLDSCTMVVTDSDQFGIASPDQLLIARSKGQPVVAVAALMQKTPIGFLVHADSGIKEPKDLLGKRMRFIPGHNSVHEYMAMMKLHGLDRSKVREIINTTTLQLFLNHEVDLEPIYVNYQPLIMKKRGIPVDVFKPSDFGIDSYGNILVASEKLVRENPKLVTRFIKGLLDGWRKTHADPAMAASLLVKLKPNLDPEIEAGIAAGTKEFMEREDGRMGWMTEEKWSHVIDLFQQGGVIEKKPDPKTVFTNRFMEEIYGAAPTAPAAPPKP; encoded by the coding sequence ATGGCGAGAAAAATGATGCAATCGGCCCTGGTTTTATTGTTGGCGTTTGCCGTGGTAGCGGCTCTCGGCGGCTGCAGCAAAGACAAGCCGGGCGCCACCCCGAAACCCGCGGTTGGTAAAGCGGCGCCCCAAGCTGCCGCCCCGGCCGAGAAGGCGTCGATCCGGTTGAAGTGGTTTGCTTACGGCAACTACGTGGGCTCCTACGTCGCGAGAGACAGCGGCATTTGGAAGAACCTCGGGCTCGATGTCACCGTACATGAGGGCGGCCCGCAACTGGATTCGTGTACGATGGTCGTCACCGATTCAGACCAATTCGGTATTGCGAGCCCCGATCAACTTTTGATCGCGCGGTCGAAGGGCCAGCCGGTTGTCGCCGTGGCGGCGCTGATGCAGAAAACGCCGATAGGCTTTTTGGTGCATGCCGACAGCGGCATCAAAGAGCCCAAGGATTTACTCGGCAAGCGCATGCGGTTCATCCCCGGGCACAACAGCGTGCACGAATACATGGCGATGATGAAATTGCACGGCCTGGATCGTTCGAAGGTGCGGGAGATCATCAACACGACCACTTTGCAGCTTTTCCTGAACCACGAAGTCGACTTGGAACCCATCTACGTCAACTACCAGCCGCTCATCATGAAGAAGAGGGGCATTCCGGTAGATGTGTTCAAACCCTCGGATTTCGGCATCGACAGCTACGGCAATATCTTGGTCGCTTCCGAGAAGCTCGTGCGTGAGAACCCGAAACTCGTGACCCGCTTTATCAAGGGCTTGCTGGACGGTTGGCGCAAAACCCACGCCGATCCCGCGATGGCCGCGAGCCTTCTGGTCAAGCTGAAACCGAACTTGGACCCTGAAATCGAAGCCGGTATCGCGGCGGGCACTAAGGAATTCATGGAGCGGGAAGACGGCCGCATGGGTTGGATGACCGAAGAAAAATGGAGCCACGTCATCGATCTGTTCCAACAAGGCGGCGTGATCGAGAAAAAACCCGATCCGAAAACCGTGTTTACCAATCGCTTTATGGAAGAAATTTACGGCGCAGCCCCGACCGCCCCTGCAGCGCCGCCCAAACCGTAG
- a CDS encoding ATP-binding cassette domain-containing protein, with product MQTATRHTRSSAIDVADLVVDYPGLNGEALRAVERVEFAATPGRRIALVGPSGCGKSTILKAMAGLLRPTGGRILFDGLVPQAAREQKLFGLVPQHPALLKWRVARDNVALPLELSGARNAASLRRVDELLELFGLDSFARYYPNQLSGGMQSRVAIARALALEPGALLLDECFGSLDELTRERLYCELSPMWHELGTTLVLVTHSLAEAIYLSDEIVVLTSLPARVAGRVIVGAPQPRSEEFIQSEEFLAAMSRARALLGLSGDPATKNLSEAVP from the coding sequence TTGCAGACTGCAACAAGACATACGCGCAGCAGCGCGATCGACGTCGCTGATCTGGTCGTGGATTATCCCGGCCTCAACGGCGAAGCCTTACGGGCCGTGGAACGCGTCGAATTCGCCGCGACTCCCGGTCGCCGGATCGCGTTGGTGGGCCCCTCAGGTTGCGGTAAATCGACAATTCTCAAGGCAATGGCCGGATTGCTGCGGCCCACCGGCGGCCGGATTCTCTTCGACGGTCTGGTGCCGCAAGCGGCCCGAGAGCAGAAGCTGTTCGGGTTGGTGCCGCAGCATCCGGCGTTATTGAAATGGCGCGTCGCGCGTGACAACGTCGCGCTTCCGTTGGAATTGAGCGGCGCGCGCAACGCCGCATCGCTGCGCCGGGTCGACGAATTGTTGGAACTGTTCGGCTTAGACTCCTTCGCCAGATATTACCCGAACCAATTATCCGGCGGCATGCAATCGCGCGTGGCGATCGCGCGGGCGCTGGCGCTGGAGCCGGGCGCGCTGCTGCTCGACGAGTGTTTCGGCAGCTTGGATGAATTGACGCGGGAACGCCTCTACTGCGAACTCTCGCCCATGTGGCACGAACTGGGAACGACGTTGGTGCTCGTTACTCACTCACTAGCCGAGGCCATCTACCTGTCCGACGAGATCGTTGTGCTCACGTCTTTGCCGGCGCGGGTAGCCGGACGGGTGATTGTCGGCGCGCCGCAACCCCGGTCGGAAGAGTTCATTCAGAGCGAGGAATTCCTGGCGGCGATGTCGCGGGCCCGCGCTCTTCTGGGATTGAGCGGCGACCCAGCAACTAAAAATTTATCGGAGGCGGTACCATGA
- a CDS encoding NAD-dependent succinate-semialdehyde dehydrogenase yields MNETIATLFINGEWRRTDRVFMVDDPATSEPFAAASDAASDDVRAAIAAAYDAFPEWSQTTPQKRADILLEIARRMRANKETLATILTRENGKPLAESRAEIDFGIGFFIWFAEEAKRARGEIVPSNAPGKRRLVIRQPLGVIAAITPWNLPVAILARKVAPILAAGCTAVVKPAEQTPCTAIEMFKIFAAAGLPAGVANLITVADPSPVGKEFVANSRVAKITFTGSTAVGRELAAGAGRQLKRVSLELGGHAPFIVFADADVDHAVRQLVVSKFRNSGQTCLCANRIFVHEEILDSFCRKLVAAVQDLRVGGGLSPETDIGPMIDRDGFDKVRRHVEDAIQAGAECLAGGRPVEVPGWERGLFYAPTVLKCATEDLVVCREETFGPVAPILGFTEEEAVVRAANDSVYGLSGYVFTRDLGRAVRVAEALECGVIGVNDGLTPVPECPFGGFKQSGIGREGGWQGLDECLETKYITVAY; encoded by the coding sequence ATGAACGAGACAATTGCCACGTTGTTTATCAACGGCGAATGGCGGCGGACCGACCGCGTCTTCATGGTGGACGACCCCGCCACGTCCGAACCGTTTGCCGCGGCTTCCGATGCCGCTTCCGATGACGTGCGTGCGGCGATTGCCGCGGCGTACGATGCGTTTCCGGAGTGGTCGCAAACCACGCCGCAGAAGCGGGCCGACATTCTGCTCGAAATCGCGCGCCGGATGCGGGCGAACAAAGAAACGCTGGCGACCATCTTGACCCGCGAAAACGGCAAGCCATTGGCCGAATCCCGAGCGGAAATCGATTTCGGCATCGGGTTCTTCATCTGGTTCGCCGAAGAGGCTAAGCGAGCCCGCGGCGAAATTGTTCCCAGCAATGCGCCCGGTAAAAGACGGCTAGTGATTCGCCAACCGCTGGGAGTGATCGCGGCGATTACCCCGTGGAACCTGCCCGTTGCCATCCTGGCCCGCAAAGTCGCGCCGATTCTCGCCGCCGGTTGCACCGCGGTCGTTAAACCCGCCGAGCAAACCCCGTGTACCGCGATTGAGATGTTTAAAATTTTCGCGGCCGCCGGCCTACCTGCGGGCGTGGCGAATTTAATTACCGTCGCCGACCCGTCGCCGGTGGGTAAGGAGTTCGTTGCCAATTCCCGCGTGGCGAAGATCACGTTCACCGGTTCCACGGCGGTGGGGCGGGAACTAGCGGCCGGGGCGGGGCGCCAACTCAAGCGCGTTTCTCTGGAATTAGGCGGGCACGCGCCGTTTATCGTTTTCGCCGACGCCGATGTGGATCACGCCGTGCGCCAATTGGTTGTCTCGAAATTCCGCAACAGCGGCCAAACCTGCCTATGCGCGAACCGCATTTTCGTTCACGAAGAAATACTGGACTCGTTTTGCCGCAAGCTCGTGGCCGCCGTGCAAGATCTTCGCGTTGGGGGCGGTCTGTCGCCGGAGACGGATATCGGCCCCATGATCGATCGCGACGGATTCGACAAGGTGCGGCGGCATGTCGAGGACGCCATCCAAGCCGGGGCCGAGTGCCTCGCGGGCGGCCGCCCCGTCGAGGTTCCCGGCTGGGAACGCGGGCTCTTCTACGCGCCGACCGTGTTGAAATGCGCCACCGAGGACCTAGTCGTCTGCCGGGAAGAAACCTTCGGCCCCGTGGCGCCGATTTTGGGCTTTACGGAGGAAGAGGCTGTGGTTCGGGCGGCGAATGATTCGGTATACGGATTGTCCGGCTACGTGTTCACCCGCGATTTGGGGCGCGCCGTGCGGGTGGCCGAGGCGTTGGAGTGCGGTGTCATCGGCGTGAACGACGGTTTGACGCCGGTACCCGAGTGTCCCTTCGGTGGCTTCAAGCAAAGCGGCATCGGCCGTGAGGGCGGCTGGCAGGGGTTGGACGAATGTCTGGAAACCAAATACATCACCGTCGCGTACTGA
- a CDS encoding FHA domain-containing protein, producing MSLQDELATLQQEKESYLERMQKLEARRDKVRPELYEKLRGEIDEKTIDVEARIADVQRRIEEEREREEAERRAAEEEARRQAEEEAQRRAEDAAHHLVTPETVRDRVVQKYAAELEVAQTDWQKQVADKRAECEDYIVARGNQRAAFEKEIEAANSELEEIDLRAEIGEFEDNEAEYESLKDGARQKIETAQKEVTVAAEDIEQVEIQLQELDTLQMPVFADQLVEKYGEEVEQELVAEAAEAAAEEEEVYEPVSEEDFAGGRIVAEEEIEYGEDGEPLVTEVEEIFEDEVEQGFFHDADVRDRRLISTTINPCLIEEKPDGGTRVHNLVLTGTFAGGRTMIGSQEDCDVYLPYPDVAPKHAWIKVDRKGTFYLKDLGGGTYVNDKRAKKVQLHNGDRLRIGNVTLTAHLM from the coding sequence ATGAGTCTGCAGGACGAACTCGCGACTCTCCAACAGGAGAAGGAGAGCTACCTCGAACGTATGCAGAAACTCGAGGCGCGCCGTGACAAGGTGCGTCCCGAGCTGTACGAAAAGCTGCGTGGCGAAATCGACGAGAAGACCATCGACGTGGAAGCCCGCATCGCCGACGTACAGCGCCGCATCGAGGAAGAGCGTGAACGTGAAGAAGCGGAGCGACGCGCCGCGGAGGAAGAAGCCCGCCGCCAGGCCGAGGAAGAAGCCCAACGTCGCGCCGAAGACGCCGCACACCATCTAGTCACACCCGAAACGGTGCGCGACCGAGTCGTACAGAAATACGCGGCCGAACTCGAAGTCGCCCAAACCGATTGGCAGAAGCAGGTCGCGGACAAAAGGGCCGAATGCGAGGATTACATCGTCGCGCGGGGCAATCAACGTGCTGCCTTCGAAAAGGAAATCGAAGCCGCCAATTCGGAACTGGAAGAGATCGACCTCCGCGCCGAAATCGGCGAGTTCGAAGATAACGAAGCCGAGTACGAAAGCCTCAAAGACGGCGCCCGGCAAAAAATCGAAACGGCTCAAAAAGAAGTGACCGTCGCCGCCGAAGATATCGAACAAGTCGAAATTCAATTACAGGAACTCGACACCCTGCAAATGCCCGTTTTCGCCGACCAGCTCGTGGAAAAATACGGGGAAGAGGTCGAGCAGGAATTGGTAGCCGAAGCGGCCGAAGCCGCAGCCGAAGAGGAAGAAGTCTACGAGCCGGTATCCGAAGAAGACTTCGCCGGCGGCCGCATCGTCGCCGAGGAAGAAATCGAATACGGCGAAGACGGTGAACCCCTCGTTACCGAAGTGGAAGAAATCTTCGAGGACGAGGTGGAACAGGGCTTCTTCCACGACGCCGACGTCCGCGATCGCCGCCTGATCAGCACGACGATCAATCCGTGCCTCATTGAGGAAAAGCCCGACGGGGGTACGCGGGTTCACAACCTCGTGCTCACCGGCACTTTCGCCGGCGGCCGCACCATGATTGGCTCGCAGGAAGACTGCGACGTCTACCTACCCTACCCCGACGTCGCCCCGAAGCACGCGTGGATCAAGGTCGACCGAAAAGGGACGTTCTATCTCAAGGATCTGGGCGGCGGCACGTACGTCAACGACAAACGGGCAAAGAAGGTCCAATTGCACAACGGCGACCGCCTACGCATCGGCAACGTGACCCTGACCGCGCATTTGATGTAA
- the truA gene encoding tRNA pseudouridine(38-40) synthase TruA, translating into MSRIAAPADCNRSYLVRAAFDGTAYVGWQYQPNGLSVQEALETSFEKVTQQPVRLRGAGRTDAGVHALDLPADFTLPFDLDLPRLLTAWNAVTPPDITIHDIRRVPEGFSARHRAHRRHYRYVVLNRPFPSPFLSRYSWHITDELDIISMQQAMVSLVGEHDFSAFRAASCEAAHPVRRIVTATVHDMVTVGAWERHADWWPFAGSVEGGLLCFTISGTAFLKHQVRAIVGTLALVGRGKVTPGEFADILALRDRSCAGPTAPAHGLTLVGVAFPPDALGDSNGTGAQGAGGGTE; encoded by the coding sequence TTGAGCCGCATTGCCGCCCCCGCCGATTGCAACCGTTCGTACTTGGTGCGCGCGGCATTCGACGGCACGGCGTACGTGGGCTGGCAGTACCAACCCAACGGGTTGAGCGTCCAGGAAGCTCTGGAAACCTCCTTCGAAAAAGTCACCCAACAGCCCGTGCGCCTACGCGGCGCCGGCCGCACCGACGCCGGTGTACACGCCCTGGATTTGCCAGCTGATTTTACGTTGCCATTCGACTTGGACCTACCCCGCCTGCTCACAGCGTGGAATGCGGTCACGCCGCCGGACATCACGATCCACGACATCCGGCGCGTACCCGAGGGCTTTTCGGCCCGGCATCGCGCCCACCGGCGCCACTACCGTTATGTCGTATTGAATCGTCCTTTCCCGAGCCCGTTTTTGTCGCGTTATAGCTGGCATATTACCGACGAACTGGATATAATCTCTATGCAGCAGGCCATGGTTTCACTTGTTGGTGAGCACGATTTCTCTGCATTTCGTGCTGCCAGTTGTGAAGCCGCACACCCGGTCAGGCGCATCGTGACGGCCACTGTTCACGATATGGTTACCGTTGGCGCGTGGGAACGGCACGCCGATTGGTGGCCTTTCGCCGGCAGTGTGGAAGGGGGCCTGCTTTGTTTTACAATCAGCGGCACGGCTTTTCTGAAGCACCAGGTTCGGGCGATTGTTGGTACGCTTGCGCTCGTCGGCCGGGGGAAGGTGACACCGGGGGAATTTGCGGATATCCTGGCGTTGCGAGACCGTAGCTGCGCGGGTCCTACCGCGCCGGCGCACGGCTTGACGTTGGTGGGGGTGGCTTTCCCCCCGGATGCTTTAGGAGACAGTAACGGTACCGGCGCTCAGGGTGCCGGCGGAGGTACGGAATGA
- a CDS encoding MXAN_2562 family outer membrane beta-barrel protein has translation MKRSFLLVVLIAALLVAGTAWAQEPERQDRHWQESPFWGTFGFNIGMLFFDDDGYADVYGEKGVAFYQMAASWKIVHHLELVGNISYGFAEGHGISPQDQSKTAEKYKLHIAPGGLGLLYRFNFGLDQPVVPYAGASGVLSYWFEEKLDSSWKRRSYNYGAQAYGGLMFLLDNLEKRASGALEAEWGINNTYLFYEFRYTNLDNFGEENIVDLSSQFHSLGILFEF, from the coding sequence ATGAAACGAAGCTTTCTGTTAGTCGTGCTTATCGCCGCGCTGCTGGTCGCCGGCACCGCCTGGGCTCAAGAGCCGGAACGACAGGATCGCCATTGGCAGGAGAGTCCGTTTTGGGGGACTTTTGGCTTCAACATCGGCATGCTCTTCTTTGACGATGACGGTTACGCAGACGTTTACGGTGAAAAGGGTGTGGCGTTTTACCAGATGGCCGCCAGTTGGAAGATCGTTCATCACCTGGAGTTGGTCGGTAACATCAGCTATGGCTTTGCGGAAGGTCACGGCATTTCGCCGCAGGATCAATCCAAGACCGCCGAAAAATACAAACTGCATATCGCACCGGGCGGTCTGGGGTTGTTGTATCGATTCAATTTCGGCCTCGATCAGCCCGTGGTGCCCTACGCCGGGGCCTCGGGCGTTTTGTCGTACTGGTTTGAGGAAAAGCTCGACAGCAGTTGGAAACGCCGCTCGTACAATTACGGCGCCCAGGCGTACGGCGGCTTGATGTTCCTTCTCGACAACCTGGAAAAACGCGCCAGCGGCGCCCTAGAAGCCGAGTGGGGCATCAACAACACTTACCTTTTCTATGAATTTCGGTACACGAATCTCGACAACTTCGGCGAAGAAAACATCGTCGACCTGTCGAGTCAATTCCACTCGTTGGGAATTCTGTTCGAATTTTGA
- a CDS encoding fibronectin type III domain-containing protein: MIKQAVLGCAVVFVVLMAAGLAQAELTVDIISTQPTDGSIGEGETAKVFWRIESDGSGTFSLEIGGDGTEGSGDSVAASDGTGSFTGTLTSSTTISADNDFGEGDGSYTIYVIATSGTETAYASTAISLDTPPDRVSGLSVGRGDGKLFLSWDPVDASDLSYYLVYYGTSSGVDAFDYDGIDASEGVSPIDVDNVDEFQLSGLENEKTYYVRVSAVDESGTEGELSEEGGGTPTETVGFSELSGDEGGCFIATAAWGDYDHPLVVELRLFRDHVLAHSSVGRALVQAYYRASPPLARRLASHPGARAAVRTLLTPVAAAAGLEARRPGLALLPLLMGLSLAFVMLRRRGVSR; encoded by the coding sequence ATGATCAAACAGGCCGTTTTAGGCTGTGCGGTCGTCTTTGTGGTGTTGATGGCGGCCGGTTTGGCCCAGGCCGAACTGACCGTAGACATTATCAGCACCCAGCCGACCGACGGCTCCATTGGCGAAGGCGAAACCGCCAAAGTATTTTGGCGCATCGAGTCCGACGGTTCGGGCACGTTCTCCCTGGAAATCGGCGGTGACGGCACCGAGGGCTCGGGCGATTCGGTCGCCGCTTCCGACGGCACGGGGTCGTTCACCGGAACCTTGACGTCAAGCACGACGATCAGCGCCGACAACGATTTCGGCGAAGGCGACGGTTCCTATACGATATACGTTATCGCCACTTCCGGCACCGAAACCGCTTACGCTTCGACCGCTATCTCGCTGGACACGCCGCCCGACCGCGTTTCCGGTTTGTCGGTCGGCCGCGGCGACGGCAAACTCTTCCTCTCGTGGGATCCGGTGGATGCCTCCGACTTGTCTTATTATCTCGTCTATTACGGCACTTCCTCAGGTGTGGACGCTTTCGACTACGACGGCATCGACGCCTCCGAGGGGGTCAGCCCGATTGATGTGGACAACGTGGATGAATTCCAGCTTTCCGGTCTGGAAAACGAAAAAACCTACTACGTGCGGGTGTCGGCCGTTGACGAAAGCGGTACCGAGGGCGAACTGTCGGAAGAAGGCGGCGGCACGCCGACTGAAACCGTCGGCTTCTCGGAGCTTTCCGGTGACGAGGGTGGCTGTTTCATTGCAACCGCCGCCTGGGGCGACTACGACCACCCCTTGGTCGTGGAGTTGCGGCTTTTCCGCGATCACGTGCTGGCTCATTCTTCGGTCGGCCGCGCGCTGGTGCAGGCGTACTACCGGGCGAGCCCGCCGCTGGCCCGTCGTTTGGCGTCGCACCCGGGCGCTCGAGCCGCGGTCCGCACTCTGTTGACACCGGTGGCCGCGGCGGCCGGTCTGGAAGCCCGTCGGCCCGGGCTGGCTTTGCTGCCGCTCCTAATGGGTCTGTCGTTGGCGTTTGTGATGTTGCGCCGCCGGGGGGTCAGTCGATGA
- a CDS encoding LL-diaminopimelate aminotransferase codes for MRRSIQTQRLTSLPPYLFAELDRQKELVAARGVDIIDLGVGDPDRPTPEPIVSALIEAVRNPATHRYPSYQGMRPFREACAGYMKRRFGVELDPETEICALIGSKEGIAHAALALVEIDDTVLIPSPGYPVYRAGTIFAGGNPVDMPLAAENSFLPDFSGIPKAVASRATVMHLNYPNNPTGATANLDFFAEALAFAAQYNITLLHDAAYAEMGFGDYRAPSVLQAPGAMERAAEFHSFSKTFNMTGWRVGFVAGNAEIVQAIGRVKTNVDSGAFEAVQQAAVAALNMDPAIRHAIVEVYRERRDLVLAGLRQAGFDVPDLKATFYVWFPVPGGDSAAFADDLLQKTGVVVTPGVGFGAAGEGYARIALCQEKSRLVEAMDRLVKL; via the coding sequence ATGCGTCGCTCGATCCAAACCCAACGCCTCACGAGCTTGCCGCCGTACCTGTTTGCCGAACTGGACCGCCAAAAAGAGCTCGTCGCGGCGCGCGGCGTGGATATCATTGACTTGGGCGTCGGCGACCCGGACCGGCCCACCCCGGAACCCATCGTGTCGGCCTTGATCGAAGCCGTGCGGAATCCGGCCACGCATCGCTACCCGTCATACCAGGGCATGCGCCCCTTTCGCGAAGCTTGCGCCGGGTACATGAAGCGACGTTTCGGCGTCGAACTTGATCCCGAAACCGAAATCTGCGCTCTGATCGGCTCCAAGGAAGGCATCGCCCACGCCGCGCTGGCGTTGGTCGAAATCGACGACACCGTGTTGATCCCCAGCCCCGGCTACCCCGTCTACCGGGCCGGCACGATTTTCGCCGGCGGCAACCCGGTGGATATGCCGCTCGCGGCCGAAAACAGCTTCCTACCCGACTTTTCCGGGATTCCTAAAGCCGTCGCCTCGCGCGCGACGGTGATGCATCTGAACTATCCGAATAACCCGACCGGCGCGACCGCCAACCTGGATTTCTTCGCCGAAGCCCTCGCTTTTGCCGCGCAATACAACATCACGCTGTTGCACGACGCCGCCTACGCTGAAATGGGGTTTGGCGACTACCGCGCGCCCAGTGTGCTGCAAGCGCCCGGCGCCATGGAACGGGCCGCCGAATTCCACAGTTTTTCGAAAACCTTCAATATGACCGGCTGGCGCGTCGGCTTCGTAGCCGGCAATGCGGAGATCGTGCAGGCCATCGGACGCGTCAAAACCAATGTTGACTCCGGCGCGTTCGAAGCCGTGCAGCAAGCGGCTGTTGCCGCGCTTAACATGGATCCCGCTATCCGGCACGCCATCGTCGAGGTCTACCGCGAGCGGCGCGACCTGGTGCTGGCCGGATTGCGGCAAGCGGGTTTCGACGTGCCCGACCTCAAGGCGACCTTTTACGTTTGGTTCCCGGTCCCCGGCGGCGACAGCGCGGCGTTCGCGGACGATTTGCTCCAAAAAACCGGGGTTGTGGTCACGCCGGGGGTCGGGTTTGGCGCCGCGGGCGAGGGCTACGCCCGGATCGCGCTTTGTCAGGAAAAAAGCCGGCTGGTCGAAGCGATGGATCGCCTCGTGAAACTTTGA
- a CDS encoding DUF2914 domain-containing protein: protein MKKTIVLIGLALVSACVYAAAAQGLSVVDVTFCQRVVDREPIDTGTTFPADIGWLYCHTTISNPGEPAEIHHDWYYQDAFISRLTLTAGTSPKWRTFSAKQMSPAWLGKWEVVVKTDSGRELARKSFELTAPAE, encoded by the coding sequence GTGAAAAAGACCATTGTCCTGATTGGGTTGGCGTTGGTATCGGCATGTGTCTATGCCGCCGCGGCGCAGGGACTAAGTGTAGTCGATGTTACCTTCTGCCAGCGCGTCGTCGATCGCGAACCCATCGATACCGGGACGACGTTCCCCGCCGACATCGGCTGGCTTTACTGCCACACGACGATCAGCAACCCTGGTGAACCGGCGGAGATTCATCACGACTGGTACTACCAAGACGCCTTCATCAGCCGGTTGACGCTCACCGCCGGGACGTCGCCGAAGTGGCGCACGTTTTCCGCCAAGCAGATGAGCCCGGCGTGGTTGGGCAAATGGGAAGTGGTCGTAAAAACCGACTCCGGCCGGGAACTAGCCCGCAAATCTTTTGAACTGACCGCCCCCGCCGAGTAA